One genomic segment of Allocatelliglobosispora scoriae includes these proteins:
- a CDS encoding beta-1,3-glucanase family protein has protein sequence MRTSRKLLGALAATAMAVPMAIAAAATPAHAIGPALLPVTVTNSTGRGDAVYLYVIGVNLSNGRLGYVNGGGTFTAWSGGQLPPSPAPDVAIGGPGNGGSTTINVPRGFSGRVYFSFGEKLKFFLTPDGLVQPAPWAAGDPNQNILFDWSEFTYNDAGLWLNSSQVDMFAVPHAVTVTGANGVTKRTGDVVNNGRDTIINTIKAQSGWANTGYTRSDGTVLRMLAPGKAAGAGLFSATYYDSYITSAWNAYASKTLTVVPFGDQPNTKFFGRTSGNVMNFTNTSGAQVASFNKPSSANVWGCDGNLAAPNDLIVGPISRTLCAALNRGTLGTIDTQPSLNAGDFYKNNPANQYGKIIHANMVDGKAYAFAFDDVGAFESLVNDGDPRAAGIILSPFGAGGGGGGTIPSNTWNTVINKTSNKCVDARSSGTANGTVIQQYTCNNSYAQQYQFQPTSGGYVRINNRNNSAQVLDVAGVSTADNALINLWNYVGGNNQQWLPVSEGGGYFHFVARHSGKCLDVPAASTADSVQLVQYACNGTGAQSFRLAVQP, from the coding sequence ATGCGTACCTCCAGAAAGCTCCTCGGCGCGCTCGCCGCGACCGCCATGGCCGTCCCCATGGCGATCGCCGCAGCCGCCACCCCGGCCCACGCGATCGGGCCCGCGCTGCTCCCCGTCACGGTCACCAACAGCACCGGCCGTGGCGACGCGGTCTACCTCTACGTCATCGGCGTCAACCTGAGCAACGGGCGCCTGGGCTACGTCAACGGCGGCGGCACCTTCACCGCCTGGAGCGGCGGGCAGCTCCCGCCCTCGCCCGCGCCGGATGTCGCGATCGGCGGCCCCGGCAACGGCGGCAGCACCACGATCAACGTCCCGCGCGGCTTCTCCGGCCGGGTCTACTTCTCCTTCGGTGAGAAGCTCAAGTTCTTCCTCACCCCGGACGGCCTGGTCCAGCCCGCACCGTGGGCGGCCGGCGACCCCAACCAGAACATCCTGTTCGACTGGAGCGAGTTCACCTACAACGACGCCGGGCTCTGGCTCAACAGCTCGCAGGTGGACATGTTCGCCGTGCCGCACGCCGTCACCGTCACCGGTGCCAACGGCGTCACCAAGCGCACGGGCGACGTCGTCAACAACGGCCGCGACACGATCATCAACACGATCAAGGCGCAGTCCGGCTGGGCGAACACCGGCTACACCCGCTCCGACGGCACCGTGCTGCGGATGCTCGCCCCGGGCAAGGCCGCCGGTGCGGGCCTGTTCAGCGCGACCTACTACGACAGCTACATCACCTCGGCGTGGAACGCCTACGCGTCCAAGACGCTCACCGTGGTGCCCTTCGGGGACCAGCCGAACACCAAGTTCTTCGGCCGGACCAGCGGCAACGTCATGAACTTCACCAACACCAGCGGCGCACAGGTGGCCTCGTTCAACAAGCCCAGCAGCGCCAACGTGTGGGGCTGCGACGGCAACCTCGCCGCGCCCAACGACCTCATCGTCGGGCCGATCTCGCGGACGCTCTGCGCCGCCCTCAACCGGGGCACGCTCGGCACCATCGACACCCAGCCGAGCCTCAACGCGGGCGACTTCTACAAGAACAACCCCGCCAACCAGTACGGGAAGATCATCCACGCGAACATGGTGGACGGTAAGGCGTACGCGTTCGCGTTCGACGATGTCGGCGCCTTCGAGTCCCTCGTCAACGACGGCGACCCGCGCGCGGCCGGGATCATCCTCAGCCCGTTCGGCGCCGGTGGTGGCGGAGGCGGCACGATCCCGTCGAACACCTGGAACACCGTGATCAACAAGACCAGCAACAAGTGCGTCGACGCCCGCTCGTCGGGGACCGCCAACGGCACCGTGATCCAGCAGTACACCTGCAACAACTCCTACGCCCAGCAGTACCAGTTCCAGCCGACCAGCGGCGGATACGTGCGGATCAACAACCGCAACAACTCCGCCCAGGTGCTCGACGTGGCCGGCGTCTCGACCGCCGACAACGCCCTGATCAACCTGTGGAACTACGTCGGCGGCAACAACCAGCAGTGGCTGCCCGTCTCCGAGGGCGGCGGCTACTTCCACTTCGTCGCCCGGCACAGCGGCAAGTGCCTGGACGTGCCGGCGGCCTCGACCGCCGACAGCGTCCAGCTGGTGCAGTACGCCTGCAACGGCACCGGGGCGCAGTCGTTCCGGCTCGCCGTCCAGCCGTAG
- a CDS encoding RHS repeat-associated core domain-containing protein codes for MAGLIHAVPAHAGTATTPSAAPPAVAGVGPGGYVALPPARLLDTRGTTGGFNGVPIAAGATIAVTVAGAGGVPATGAAAVLLNVTATQSTAGGYLIVHPDGVTRPNASNLNFTTGQTVPNLVAATLGGNGKVSFYNGSTGTVHVLADVAGYFTTGTPGPGGYVPLSPARVLDTRGAIGGFNGTPIAPGATITVTVAGAGGVPATGAAAVLINVTATQPAASGYLTVHPDGATRPNASNVNFSAGQTVPNLVAATLGANGRVSVYNGSSGTVHVLADAAGYFVAGTPATGGYTPLAPARVLDTRGTTGGFNGVPIAAGATIHVQVAGVGGVPASGASAVLLNVTATQPSTGGYLIVHPDGVTRPNASNLNFTARQTVPNLVAATLGGNGKISVYNGSSGTVHVLADAAGYFTAAPLDGDPATFAHDADGRLVGAFDETGAAARYSYDAAGNLTGIVRLAANQLAVVGVAPPSAPVGGQVTISGTNFASNATVSFNGTAATPAEVTRNRIRVAVPSGATTGTLTVTAGGGSVSAGSFTVTPITPPVISSINPSIVSRDGSFTVTGSGFDPVPGNNVVSLGGTRAVVTAATATTLTVSVPPFSSAGRLRVRTPAGETASTGTVVTAPAPYIAADVATTALLTPETATAVPVAAAQKVSVAMLEAAAGARVRLEFPASTFVTCATVRVYAPGRRLLWRNGCLAAGAQTTAFSAPDATTYEVTIDPSGDSTGSLTITPHVVAADPTGQVAIDGTAVTLSPGGGQRAVFTFTGSSGQRIRGNVTTAYPDTGCPTMWIEGPTGSPVRPKTVHCAGDIDAVLLPVRGTYRIIVEQPTGVAGSATASLIGVAPDATGAVTPGGPGVTLTTTAPGQNALFTIAAAAGDRIYTQVVATLDSGTCPNLVLRGPDGALIRTPSRQVGASGTTCSVDADAVTLPVAGTYTLLADPYGLAVGTLRATIAAVPADLAVAGAIDGTARQLTTALGQNAKITFPGTPGQRLFVRFSTSTAGSCTVGATVRTPGGSTAVANSCLGSADSFLDTTALTENGTYTLTVDPALGVSGTTTVTLVGVPADATATTTVGGGPATVTTSVGQNGAVAFSATAGQRVFLAIDNTYADIGYCHLYQLFGPGDVHLNSACVIGQGDLDALTLPTTGTYTLLFNPGGVASGSTTATVTAVPADAAATTTVNGSPVTVATTAIGQESNLAFPATAGQPVRVEIRSVTYPTPFRTLVSLITPDNVTWFNTYAYDGNIVDVTLPGTGTYRLHVNPGARDIGAITIAVGPVPAVAAPRFRHPNGTSPYAVAPAPPAPARPRPTPVVADTSLSGSVRTTADQPLADVTLRIENRTTRTGADGRFTLTGLPAGTRSLLIDGRSASGGGVVYGAFRTPVSLLPGQDNPLGFTSYLPPLDTANEVPVQMPLAADLVLTHPAVHGLEVHLPKGATVFDADGHPVTRLGITPIQLARTPVPLPRGVLVPIFYTIQPAGGTIVGGQAQVYYPNYRYARPAGARVPYWHFEAGPDDLGGWRTIGNGVVEPTGHQVVPDPGVGVTDFNGVMINVPSQPASTGPPTTCPARAQCADPIDLATGRFTVTEDDLVVDDPVAPLAVTRGYSSGDTVDRAFGVGGNDLYSSFLSSATDELTPDSSYSDVELNLPNGSQVRFTRISSGESFIDAVFQAQQTPSDLYHAVLSWNADGWDLATPDGTVYVYGDHLPLQEIHDRHGNVTSIVRDFTADSGRGTGNVVDVRSPGGRWVHYTYDGTGKHVTRVDDSAGRTVSYTYDGTGHLTGVTDPGGGVTAYTHDGAGRVATVRDARDHVVAANTYDAQGRTTRQVAADGGVWQVDYTPTGAGQVTSAKVTDPGGRITRYDFDADGFLATLAEAVGTPLARTTQYHRRAGSHLVDRVTDPLGRVTAIEHDADGNPTSITRAHGTPAASTVTIAYSGTALPGLPSGVTDQLGHATTLGYDADGDLIRETDALGHATVTTRDLLGRITAIADPAGNTRRFGWSDGDLVTVTDPLGLITAYGVDAAGRDVTERDPIGAVTRTSYDALDRPTLLRDALGATVTIGYDANGNVTSVRDERGNTTRYTFDPMDRLATRTDPLDRVDSYTWNLLGESATHTDRRGQTTVHIRDALGRLTGVDYNGSIADTFGYDAADRLTSAASTAPGGPVTRTYDTLDRLATEVTPRGTVTYGYDAADRQTSMTVTGQPPVTYAYDNADRLTGITRSGATTTYGYDDADRRTSRAYPNGVGTGYTYDAASRLTGMAHKRGATTLGELAYSYDPAGRRSAITGSWAEVDLPQPVSGTAYDAANQATSWNGTPMTYDANGNLTGDGDDTYTWDARDRLVGVSGSTTASYQYDPFGRRTRKVLSSTTTDLLYDGDSPVQELSGGLVVANILLGDDVDEVIARTDASGTRYPLDDALGSVVALTDGAGAVGTRYSYDPFGTTTASGPASSSPTGFTGRDNDGNGLYHYRNRYYSPGTGRFISSDPIGFGGGTTNLYSYVANDPVDATDPTGLFALEIIPAATILVIATLGLLAIYMAQHPPPRMRSFGTTSPAYVEPVPECESPMRSEHDAGGLDGDIRRALENNKRLTKKQEKALRRWEKREEKFEAQANAQKDRSKKNKKNGSSKQSRSNKGGGRK; via the coding sequence GTGGCAGGACTGATCCACGCGGTACCGGCGCACGCCGGGACCGCCACCACACCGTCGGCCGCGCCGCCGGCCGTGGCCGGGGTCGGCCCCGGCGGCTACGTGGCCCTGCCGCCCGCCCGGCTGCTGGACACCCGAGGCACGACCGGCGGCTTCAACGGGGTGCCGATCGCGGCGGGCGCGACGATCGCGGTGACCGTGGCGGGCGCGGGCGGCGTACCGGCGACGGGAGCGGCGGCCGTGCTGCTCAACGTCACCGCCACGCAGTCCACGGCAGGCGGATACCTGATCGTGCACCCCGACGGCGTGACCCGGCCCAACGCCTCCAACCTCAACTTCACCACCGGGCAGACCGTGCCCAACCTCGTCGCCGCCACCCTCGGCGGCAACGGCAAGGTCAGCTTCTACAACGGGTCCACCGGCACGGTGCACGTCCTCGCCGACGTGGCCGGCTACTTCACCACCGGTACGCCCGGCCCCGGCGGATACGTGCCGCTCTCCCCCGCCCGGGTCCTCGACACCCGGGGCGCCATCGGCGGCTTCAACGGCACCCCGATCGCGCCCGGCGCGACGATCACGGTGACCGTGGCGGGCGCGGGCGGCGTACCGGCGACGGGTGCCGCCGCCGTGCTGATCAACGTGACCGCGACCCAGCCCGCCGCGAGCGGCTACCTCACCGTGCACCCCGACGGCGCGACCAGGCCCAACGCCTCCAACGTCAACTTCTCGGCCGGGCAGACCGTGCCGAACCTCGTCGCCGCCACCCTGGGCGCCAACGGCAGGGTCAGCGTCTACAACGGATCGTCGGGCACCGTGCACGTCCTCGCCGACGCCGCCGGCTACTTCGTCGCGGGCACACCCGCCACCGGCGGCTACACCCCGCTCGCCCCGGCCCGGGTCCTCGACACCCGGGGCACGACCGGCGGGTTCAACGGGGTGCCGATCGCGGCCGGTGCGACGATCCACGTGCAGGTGGCGGGGGTCGGCGGCGTACCGGCGAGCGGAGCGTCGGCCGTCCTGCTCAACGTCACCGCCACGCAGCCGTCGACCGGCGGCTACCTGATCGTGCACCCCGACGGCGTGACCCGGCCCAACGCCTCCAACCTCAACTTCACCGCCAGACAGACCGTGCCCAACCTCGTCGCCGCCACCCTCGGCGGCAACGGGAAGATCAGTGTCTACAACGGATCGTCGGGCACCGTCCACGTGCTCGCCGACGCGGCGGGCTACTTCACCGCCGCGCCCCTCGACGGCGACCCCGCCACCTTCGCGCACGACGCCGACGGCCGCCTCGTCGGCGCGTTCGACGAGACCGGGGCGGCGGCCCGCTACAGCTACGACGCGGCGGGCAACCTCACCGGCATCGTCCGGCTCGCCGCCAACCAGCTCGCCGTCGTCGGCGTCGCCCCGCCGTCGGCCCCCGTCGGCGGCCAGGTCACCATCTCCGGCACCAACTTCGCGAGCAACGCGACGGTCTCGTTCAACGGCACCGCCGCCACCCCGGCCGAAGTGACCCGCAACCGGATCCGGGTCGCCGTCCCCAGCGGCGCCACGACCGGCACGCTGACCGTCACGGCCGGCGGCGGCTCGGTCTCGGCCGGCTCGTTCACCGTCACCCCGATCACCCCGCCGGTGATCTCCTCGATCAACCCGTCGATCGTCAGCAGGGACGGGTCGTTCACCGTCACCGGCAGCGGGTTCGACCCGGTCCCGGGCAACAACGTCGTCTCGCTCGGCGGTACCCGGGCCGTGGTGACCGCCGCGACCGCGACGACGCTGACGGTCTCCGTACCGCCGTTCTCGTCGGCGGGCCGGCTGCGGGTCCGCACCCCGGCGGGCGAGACCGCCTCGACCGGCACCGTCGTCACCGCGCCCGCGCCCTACATCGCCGCCGATGTGGCGACGACGGCACTGCTGACGCCCGAGACCGCCACGGCGGTGCCGGTCGCGGCCGCGCAGAAGGTGTCGGTGGCGATGCTGGAGGCCGCCGCCGGAGCTCGGGTACGCCTGGAGTTCCCCGCCAGCACGTTCGTCACCTGCGCCACCGTACGCGTCTACGCACCCGGTCGGCGGCTGCTGTGGCGCAACGGATGCCTCGCCGCGGGCGCCCAGACCACCGCCTTCTCCGCTCCCGACGCCACGACCTACGAGGTCACCATCGACCCGTCGGGCGACTCGACCGGCTCGCTGACGATCACCCCGCACGTCGTGGCGGCGGACCCGACCGGGCAGGTCGCCATCGACGGCACCGCCGTCACCCTGTCACCCGGCGGCGGGCAGCGGGCGGTCTTCACCTTCACCGGCAGCTCGGGGCAGCGGATCCGCGGCAACGTCACCACCGCCTACCCCGACACCGGCTGCCCGACGATGTGGATCGAGGGTCCCACCGGTTCCCCGGTCCGCCCGAAGACGGTCCACTGCGCCGGGGACATCGACGCCGTTCTGCTGCCGGTCCGCGGCACCTACCGCATCATCGTCGAGCAGCCCACCGGGGTCGCCGGCAGCGCCACGGCGAGCCTGATCGGCGTTGCGCCCGACGCCACCGGCGCGGTCACCCCCGGCGGGCCGGGCGTCACGCTCACCACCACCGCGCCGGGCCAGAACGCCCTGTTCACCATCGCGGCCGCCGCCGGTGACCGGATCTACACCCAGGTCGTCGCGACGCTCGACTCGGGAACCTGCCCCAACCTGGTCCTGCGCGGGCCCGACGGCGCACTGATCCGGACGCCCAGCCGCCAGGTCGGCGCGTCCGGCACCACCTGCTCCGTCGACGCCGACGCGGTCACCCTGCCGGTGGCGGGGACCTACACGCTGCTCGCCGACCCCTACGGCCTCGCCGTGGGCACGCTGCGCGCGACGATCGCGGCGGTCCCGGCCGACCTCGCGGTCGCGGGCGCGATCGACGGGACCGCGCGCCAGCTCACCACCGCGCTCGGCCAAAATGCCAAGATCACCTTCCCGGGTACGCCGGGCCAGCGCCTCTTCGTCCGCTTCAGCACCTCGACGGCGGGCAGCTGCACCGTCGGTGCCACGGTACGGACACCCGGCGGTTCGACCGCCGTCGCCAACAGCTGCCTCGGCTCGGCCGACAGCTTCCTCGACACCACGGCGCTGACCGAGAACGGCACCTACACGCTCACGGTCGACCCGGCCCTCGGCGTCAGCGGGACGACGACGGTGACGCTGGTCGGCGTACCCGCCGATGCCACCGCGACCACGACGGTCGGCGGCGGACCCGCCACCGTGACCACCTCGGTGGGCCAGAACGGGGCCGTGGCCTTCAGCGCGACGGCGGGCCAGCGGGTCTTCCTCGCCATCGACAACACCTATGCCGACATCGGGTACTGCCACCTCTACCAGCTCTTCGGCCCCGGCGACGTCCACCTCAACTCGGCCTGCGTCATCGGACAGGGCGACCTGGACGCGCTCACCCTCCCGACGACCGGCACCTACACCCTGCTGTTCAACCCCGGCGGCGTCGCTTCCGGCAGCACCACCGCCACGGTGACCGCCGTGCCGGCCGACGCCGCCGCGACCACGACCGTCAACGGCAGCCCGGTCACGGTCGCCACCACGGCGATCGGCCAGGAGTCCAACCTGGCCTTCCCGGCGACCGCCGGGCAGCCGGTCCGGGTGGAGATCCGATCGGTGACCTACCCGACCCCGTTCCGGACCCTGGTCAGCCTCATCACGCCCGACAACGTCACGTGGTTCAACACCTACGCCTACGACGGCAACATCGTCGACGTCACGCTGCCCGGCACCGGCACCTACCGGCTGCACGTCAACCCCGGCGCCCGCGACATCGGCGCGATCACCATCGCGGTCGGACCGGTCCCGGCGGTGGCCGCACCCCGCTTCCGGCACCCCAACGGCACCTCCCCCTACGCCGTCGCACCGGCACCACCGGCACCGGCCCGGCCCCGGCCCACCCCCGTCGTCGCGGACACCAGCCTCTCCGGAAGCGTCCGCACCACCGCCGACCAGCCGCTCGCCGACGTGACCCTGCGCATCGAGAACCGGACCACCCGCACCGGCGCCGACGGTAGGTTCACCCTGACAGGCCTGCCCGCCGGTACGCGGTCGCTGCTCATCGACGGCCGTTCCGCGAGCGGCGGCGGTGTCGTCTACGGCGCCTTCCGCACCCCGGTCAGCCTGCTGCCCGGCCAGGACAACCCGCTCGGCTTCACCTCCTACCTCCCGCCGCTGGACACCGCCAACGAGGTGCCGGTGCAGATGCCGCTCGCGGCGGACCTGGTGCTGACCCACCCCGCCGTGCACGGGTTGGAGGTGCACCTGCCCAAGGGCGCCACCGTCTTCGACGCCGACGGGCACCCGGTGACCCGGCTCGGCATCACCCCGATCCAGCTCGCCCGCACCCCGGTGCCGCTGCCGCGCGGGGTGCTCGTACCGATCTTCTACACGATCCAGCCCGCCGGCGGCACCATCGTCGGCGGCCAGGCCCAGGTCTACTACCCGAACTACCGCTACGCCCGCCCGGCCGGAGCCCGCGTACCCTACTGGCACTTCGAGGCCGGGCCGGACGACCTCGGCGGCTGGCGCACCATCGGCAACGGCGTCGTCGAACCGACCGGGCACCAGGTCGTCCCCGACCCCGGTGTCGGTGTCACCGACTTCAACGGCGTGATGATCAATGTACCGAGCCAGCCGGCGTCGACGGGTCCACCGACCACGTGCCCGGCGCGAGCGCAGTGCGCCGACCCGATCGACCTCGCCACCGGCCGCTTCACCGTCACCGAGGACGACCTCGTCGTCGACGATCCCGTGGCGCCGCTCGCCGTCACCCGGGGCTACAGCTCCGGCGACACGGTGGACCGGGCCTTCGGCGTCGGCGGCAACGACCTCTACAGCAGCTTCCTCTCCTCCGCCACCGACGAGCTCACGCCCGACAGCAGCTACTCCGATGTGGAGCTGAACCTGCCCAACGGCAGCCAGGTCCGCTTCACCCGGATCTCGTCCGGCGAGAGCTTCATCGACGCGGTCTTCCAGGCCCAGCAGACCCCGTCGGACCTCTACCACGCGGTGCTGAGCTGGAACGCCGACGGCTGGGACCTCGCCACCCCCGACGGCACCGTCTACGTCTACGGCGACCACCTGCCGCTGCAGGAGATCCACGACCGCCACGGCAACGTCACCAGCATCGTCCGCGACTTCACCGCCGACAGCGGCCGGGGCACCGGCAACGTCGTCGACGTCCGCTCACCCGGCGGGCGCTGGGTGCACTACACCTACGACGGCACCGGCAAGCACGTCACCCGGGTCGACGACAGCGCGGGCCGCACCGTGTCGTACACCTACGACGGCACCGGCCATCTGACCGGCGTCACCGATCCCGGCGGCGGCGTCACCGCCTACACCCACGACGGCGCCGGGCGGGTCGCCACGGTCCGCGACGCCCGCGACCACGTCGTCGCCGCCAACACCTACGACGCGCAGGGCCGCACCACCCGGCAGGTGGCCGCCGACGGCGGTGTCTGGCAGGTGGACTACACGCCGACCGGCGCCGGCCAGGTGACCAGCGCCAAGGTCACCGATCCGGGCGGTCGGATCACCCGCTATGACTTCGACGCCGACGGCTTCCTCGCCACCCTCGCCGAGGCGGTCGGGACGCCGCTCGCCCGGACCACGCAGTACCACCGGCGGGCCGGATCGCACCTGGTGGACCGGGTCACCGACCCGCTCGGCCGGGTCACCGCGATCGAGCACGACGCCGACGGCAACCCGACGTCGATCACCCGCGCCCACGGCACCCCCGCCGCGAGCACGGTCACGATCGCCTACAGCGGCACCGCGCTGCCGGGGCTGCCCAGCGGCGTCACCGACCAACTCGGCCACGCCACCACCCTCGGCTACGACGCCGACGGTGACCTGATCCGCGAGACCGACGCGCTCGGCCACGCCACCGTCACCACCCGAGACCTCCTCGGCCGGATCACCGCGATCGCCGACCCCGCCGGCAACACCCGGCGATTCGGCTGGTCCGACGGTGACCTGGTCACCGTCACCGACCCGCTGGGGCTGATCACGGCCTATGGCGTCGACGCGGCCGGCCGCGATGTCACCGAGCGGGACCCGATCGGTGCGGTGACCAGGACCAGCTACGACGCCCTCGACCGGCCGACCTTGCTCCGCGACGCCCTCGGCGCCACGGTCACGATCGGCTACGACGCCAACGGCAACGTCACCAGCGTCCGCGACGAGCGGGGCAACACGACCCGCTACACCTTCGACCCGATGGACCGGCTCGCCACCAGGACCGACCCGCTCGACCGGGTCGACAGCTACACCTGGAACCTGCTCGGCGAGTCGGCCACCCACACCGACCGGCGCGGCCAGACCACCGTCCACATCCGGGACGCGCTCGGCCGGCTGACCGGCGTCGACTACAACGGATCGATCGCCGACACGTTCGGCTACGACGCCGCCGACCGGCTGACCAGCGCCGCCAGCACCGCACCCGGCGGCCCGGTCACCCGCACCTACGACACCCTCGACCGGCTCGCCACCGAGGTGACACCGCGCGGCACCGTCACCTACGGCTACGACGCGGCCGACCGGCAGACCTCGATGACCGTCACCGGGCAGCCCCCCGTCACCTACGCCTACGACAACGCCGACCGGCTCACCGGCATCACCCGCTCCGGCGCGACCACAACATACGGCTACGACGACGCCGACCGGCGCACGTCACGCGCCTACCCCAACGGGGTCGGCACCGGCTACACCTACGACGCGGCGAGCCGGCTCACCGGGATGGCGCACAAGCGCGGCGCCACCACCCTCGGCGAGCTCGCCTACTCCTACGACCCGGCCGGGCGCCGATCGGCGATCACCGGCAGCTGGGCCGAGGTCGACCTGCCGCAGCCGGTCAGCGGAACCGCCTACGACGCGGCCAACCAGGCGACATCGTGGAACGGCACGCCGATGACGTACGACGCCAACGGCAACCTCACCGGCGACGGGGACGACACCTACACCTGGGACGCCCGGGACCGGCTCGTCGGGGTCAGCGGCTCCACGACGGCGAGCTACCAGTACGACCCGTTCGGTCGGCGTACCCGCAAAGTCCTCAGCTCGACCACGACGGACCTGCTCTATGACGGCGACAGCCCGGTGCAGGAGCTCAGCGGCGGCCTCGTCGTCGCGAACATCCTGCTCGGCGACGATGTGGACGAGGTGATCGCGCGCACCGACGCGAGCGGCACCCGCTATCCGCTCGACGACGCGCTGGGCAGCGTCGTCGCGCTCACCGACGGGGCCGGGGCGGTCGGGACCCGCTACTCCTACGACCCGTTCGGCACCACGACGGCGAGCGGACCGGCGAGCAGCAGCCCGACCGGGTTCACCGGGCGCGACAACGACGGGAACGGGCTCTACCACTACCGCAACCGCTACTACAGCCCGGGAACGGGCCGGTTCATCAGCTCCGACCCGATCGGGTTCGGCGGCGGCACCACCAACCTCTACAGCTACGTCGCCAACGACCCCGTCGACGCCACCGACCCCACCGGCCTGTTCGCCCTAGAGATCATTCCCGCCGCGACGATTCTCGTGATCGCCACGTTGGGACTGCTCGCGATCTATATGGCCCAGCACCCGCCGCCTCGGATGCGGTCCTTCGGGACGACGTCGCCGGCCTATGTGGAGCCGGTGCCCGAATGCGAATCGCCGATGCGGTCCGAGCACGACGCGGGTGGGCTCGACGGCGACATCAGGCGGGCGTTGGAGAACAACAAGCGGCTGACCAAGAAGCAGGAGAAGGCGCTGCGGCGTTGGGAGAAGCGGGAGGAGAAGTTCGAGGCCCAAGCCAACGCCCAGAAGGACCGCTCCAAGAAGAACAAGAAGAACGGCAGCAGCAAACAGTCCCGCAGCAACAAGGGCGGCGGCCGCAAGTAA
- a CDS encoding sugar ABC transporter permease gives MSDIAAPPAAGPLATPPAAGPLDAVKRRVRSGELGAWPVVIGLIVIWTVFQILNDRFLTPENLSNLALQIVGPGIISVGIVLVLLLGEIDLSAGSVAGLGAATLAVLTVRQGIADVPAILLVLAMGLLIGCLQGGIFAKLGVPAFIVTLAGNLGWQGLQLFVLKPEGTINIPYDGFIAKLSSTFLTSAAGWIIGILVIAAYAAAVLVDHARRTKAGLPTRSMVASAVRIGGVAVIVLATLLVLGGARGVPLSLLILVGIVAIVDLVLRRTRYGRGIFAVGGNAEAARRAGLNVAGIRISVFALCSMFAALGGIMIASRGFSAGQSTGAGDVLLLSIAAAVIGGVSLFGGRGSTYGALLGSLVLGSISNGMFLLSLDSSVRYMITAAVLLAAVILDALSRRGRRSSGRE, from the coding sequence ATGAGCGACATCGCCGCCCCACCGGCCGCGGGACCGCTCGCCACGCCGCCGGCCGCCGGGCCGCTCGACGCCGTCAAGCGGCGGGTACGCAGTGGCGAACTCGGCGCGTGGCCGGTCGTCATCGGCCTGATCGTGATCTGGACCGTCTTCCAGATCCTCAACGACCGGTTCCTGACCCCGGAGAACCTCTCCAACCTGGCGTTGCAGATCGTCGGGCCGGGCATCATCAGCGTCGGCATCGTGCTGGTGCTGCTGCTCGGCGAGATCGACCTGTCGGCGGGCTCGGTCGCCGGCCTGGGTGCCGCGACCCTCGCCGTCCTCACCGTCCGCCAGGGCATCGCCGACGTGCCCGCGATCCTGCTGGTGCTCGCGATGGGCCTGCTCATCGGCTGCCTGCAGGGCGGGATCTTCGCCAAGCTGGGGGTGCCGGCGTTCATCGTCACTCTCGCGGGCAACCTGGGCTGGCAGGGCTTGCAGCTCTTCGTGCTCAAGCCCGAGGGGACGATCAACATCCCCTACGACGGGTTCATCGCGAAGCTGTCGAGCACGTTCCTCACCTCGGCGGCCGGGTGGATCATCGGCATCCTGGTGATCGCCGCCTACGCTGCGGCGGTGCTGGTGGACCACGCGCGCCGGACGAAGGCGGGGCTGCCGACGCGATCGATGGTGGCGAGCGCGGTCCGGATCGGCGGGGTCGCGGTGATCGTGCTGGCGACGCTGCTGGTGCTGGGGGGTGCTCGTGGCGTACCCCTCTCGTTGTTGATTTTGGTCGGGATCGTGGCGATCGTGGACCTGGTGCTGCGGCGGACCCGGTACGGCCGGGGGATCTTCGCCGTCGGCGGCAACGCCGAGGCGGCCCGGCGGGCCGGCCTCAACGTCGCCGGGATCCGGATCTCGGTCTTCGCGCTCTGCTCGATGTTCGCCGCGCTCGGCGGCATCATGATCGCGTCGCGCGGTTTCTCGGCCGGGCAGTCCACGGGTGCGGGCGACGTGCTGCTGCTGTCGATCGCGGCGGCGGTCATCGGTGGTGTCAGCCTCTTCGGCGGCCGGGGCAGCACCTACGGCGCGCTGCTGGGAAGCCTGGTCCTGGGCTCGATCAGCAACGGCATGTTCCTGCTGAGCCTGGACAGCTCGGTCCGCTACATGATCACCGCAGCGGTTCTGCTGGCAGCGGTCATCCTGGACGCCCTGTCCCGCCGAGGCCGCCGCAGCAGCGGCCGCGAGTAA